From the genome of bacterium, one region includes:
- a CDS encoding DNA recombination protein RmuC, whose product MELTIWVLIGGAGILVILVMWMAMSARRRIRNLEAKGVSEPALLVMQQQIANLTTQLTNQLNAVTSQVSDRLGDTTQVVTSVKESLGRMEEANKRIYEVGKDISSLQDLLRAPTFRGEVGEFLLANLLGQILPREHFTLKHKFKNGEIVDAVIRLGKRLVPVDSKFPLENFKKMLESSGEDEKQGSRREFVRDVKKHIDDISDKYILPDEDTFDFALLYIPAENVYYETIIKDETVGAGEGISSYALSKKVIPVSPNSFYAYLQVLVLGLKGLRIEKAAEEILGNLTRLHGDLIKFKEDFEVLGKHLSNSRTKYEEAEKKLDRLGEKLLSVGEEKPPEIPQESQ is encoded by the coding sequence ATGGAATTGACTATATGGGTTTTAATTGGGGGAGCGGGCATTCTGGTTATTCTTGTGATGTGGATGGCCATGAGTGCGAGAAGAAGGATTAGGAATTTGGAGGCAAAGGGAGTAAGTGAGCCGGCGCTTCTGGTAATGCAACAGCAGATAGCAAACCTGACCACTCAGTTGACAAACCAATTAAACGCTGTTACCAGCCAGGTAAGTGACAGGCTCGGCGATACTACTCAAGTCGTCACTTCTGTAAAGGAAAGCTTAGGGAGAATGGAAGAAGCGAACAAGAGAATTTACGAAGTGGGAAAAGATATATCCAGCCTTCAGGACCTTCTCAGGGCACCTACCTTTCGTGGCGAAGTGGGTGAGTTCCTGCTGGCAAATCTCTTGGGACAGATTCTGCCACGAGAACATTTCACTCTCAAGCACAAATTCAAGAATGGAGAAATTGTGGATGCGGTTATTCGCCTGGGAAAGCGGCTTGTTCCAGTAGATTCTAAGTTTCCATTGGAGAACTTCAAAAAGATGTTAGAAAGCAGTGGTGAAGATGAGAAACAAGGAAGTCGCAGGGAGTTTGTGAGAGATGTCAAAAAACATATTGACGATATTTCCGATAAGTATATTTTGCCGGATGAAGATACTTTCGATTTTGCACTCCTCTATATCCCCGCTGAAAATGTATATTATGAAACGATAATTAAGGACGAGACTGTTGGTGCAGGAGAAGGGATCAGTTCTTACGCGCTTTCCAAGAAAGTTATTCCAGTCTCGCCCAACAGCTTCTATGCCTATTTGCAGGTTTTAGTCCTGGGGCTGAAAGGATTGAGAATCGAGAAAGCTGCGGAAGAGATTTTAGGTAATCTGACTCGCCTCCATGGAGACTTGATTAAGTTCAAGGAAGATTTTGAGGTATTGGGGAAACACCTATCTAATAGTAGAACCAAATACGAGGAAGCTGAGAAGAAACTTGATAGACTGGGGGAGAAATTATTAAGCGTAGGAGAAGAGAAACCTCCAGAAATTCCCCAAGAATCCCAGTAA